A window of the Nocardia sp. NBC_01329 genome harbors these coding sequences:
- a CDS encoding putative quinol monooxygenase, producing MSTLVLNVRFTAQPGRGEEMREVLLAMIEPTLAEAGCVGYELFFHPADPTRAVLIEEWADRAALISHFETPHLTACIAAMDDILAEPLQVRQFTEVT from the coding sequence ATGTCCACACTGGTACTCAACGTCCGGTTCACTGCGCAGCCCGGCCGCGGGGAAGAAATGCGTGAGGTCCTGTTGGCAATGATCGAGCCGACCCTCGCCGAGGCGGGATGCGTCGGCTACGAACTCTTCTTCCACCCCGCCGACCCGACCCGCGCAGTGCTGATCGAGGAATGGGCCGACCGAGCGGCCCTGATCTCCCATTTCGAAACACCGCACCTGACAGCGTGTATCGCAGCCATGGACGATATCTTGGCCGAGCCGTTGCAGGTGCGGCAGTTCACCGAGGTCACGTAG
- a CDS encoding DUF6069 family protein, producing MSTATTLSGTAVRIPALNRPVAVFGAIGAALLANLVVWLIGAAAGGTFETADAGQAQSVAPGGIIMMTVVPMLIGLGAAALLSYRWIGVLRVAAVTGSALAVATIGGTVGADFDTASTVALSITHLTLVPAIVVATEGLRRKLIEG from the coding sequence ATGAGCACCGCGACCACTCTCTCCGGCACCGCCGTCCGCATCCCCGCACTGAATCGTCCTGTCGCCGTCTTCGGTGCGATCGGCGCCGCTCTCCTGGCCAATCTCGTCGTCTGGCTGATCGGCGCGGCCGCCGGCGGCACATTCGAAACGGCCGATGCGGGCCAGGCGCAGAGTGTCGCTCCCGGCGGAATCATCATGATGACCGTGGTCCCGATGCTGATCGGTCTCGGCGCGGCCGCGCTGCTGTCCTACAGGTGGATCGGTGTGCTGCGCGTCGCCGCGGTGACCGGTTCGGCGCTCGCCGTCGCGACCATCGGCGGGACGGTGGGTGCCGACTTCGACACCGCGTCCACGGTCGCGCTGTCGATCACCCACCTGACGCTGGTCCCCGCCATAGTCGTGGCCACCGAGGGACTGCGCCGCAAGCTGATCGAAGGGTGA
- a CDS encoding DUF5996 family protein, translated as MRTTSNEVWPALRVDDWTDTRDTLHMWTQIVGKLRLARAPMVNHWWQVTLYVSARGLTTSAIPYDRGIFDIEFDFIDHQLHIRSCTGARHRINLEPKTVAAFYEEVMAALRALGIDITILARPVEVERAIPFAEDTTHAAYDRDHANTFWRQLVAADRVLNRFRGEFVGKASPVHFFWGAMDLAYTRFSGRSAPPHPGGAPNCADWVMVEGYSHELASTGFWPGGSAEGSFYAYAYPEPDGYAQTPIRPQAGYYDASIHEFLLPYEAVRTADEPEATVLEFLRSTYDAAADAAGWDREHLNAFAPRMR; from the coding sequence ATGCGCACCACATCGAACGAAGTCTGGCCGGCGCTACGGGTGGACGACTGGACCGATACCCGCGACACACTGCACATGTGGACGCAGATAGTCGGCAAACTCCGCCTGGCCCGCGCCCCGATGGTCAATCACTGGTGGCAGGTGACCCTTTATGTCTCCGCACGCGGATTGACCACCTCGGCGATCCCCTACGACCGCGGGATCTTCGATATCGAATTCGACTTCATCGACCACCAGCTACACATCCGGTCCTGCACCGGCGCGCGGCATCGGATCAATCTGGAGCCCAAGACCGTGGCCGCGTTCTACGAGGAAGTGATGGCCGCCCTGCGCGCGCTGGGTATCGACATCACGATCCTGGCCCGGCCGGTGGAGGTGGAACGCGCGATTCCGTTCGCCGAGGACACCACGCATGCCGCCTACGACCGGGACCACGCCAATACCTTCTGGCGCCAGTTGGTGGCCGCCGATCGCGTCCTGAACCGGTTCCGCGGGGAGTTCGTCGGCAAGGCCAGCCCCGTGCACTTCTTCTGGGGCGCGATGGACCTGGCCTATACCCGCTTCTCCGGGCGCAGCGCCCCACCACATCCGGGTGGGGCCCCGAACTGCGCCGACTGGGTCATGGTCGAAGGCTATTCACACGAACTGGCCAGTACCGGTTTCTGGCCCGGCGGCTCGGCCGAGGGCAGTTTCTACGCCTACGCCTATCCCGAGCCCGATGGATACGCGCAGACACCGATCCGGCCGCAGGCCGGCTACTACGACGCCTCCATCCATGAGTTCCTGCTTCCCTATGAAGCGGTGCGCACCGCCGACGAGCCCGAAGCCACCGTGCTGGAGTTCCTCCGATCCACCTACGATGCCGCCGCCGACGCCGCGGGCTGGGACCGCGAACACCTGAACGCGTTCGCGCCGCGGATGCGGTGA
- a CDS encoding DUF2267 domain-containing protein has translation MTHHHDPLAAGMHTAHTWLRAVADALGTEDLTFALRALRAWMHTVRDRISVPNSAHLTAQLPDFLRGIWYEGWVPSRVPGNHGVAQFVDEFAERAGISAGDVAFTAGCVTSALDRMMSPGQLNHVFAVFPDRLGVVLRGARPMAEA, from the coding sequence ATGACGCATCACCATGATCCCCTTGCCGCCGGCATGCACACCGCACACACCTGGCTGCGGGCCGTCGCCGACGCACTGGGTACCGAAGATCTCACCTTCGCGCTACGTGCGCTGCGCGCGTGGATGCACACCGTCCGGGACCGGATAAGCGTGCCCAATTCCGCGCATCTCACCGCCCAACTACCCGATTTCCTGCGCGGCATCTGGTACGAGGGATGGGTGCCGAGCCGGGTACCGGGAAACCACGGCGTCGCGCAGTTCGTCGACGAGTTCGCGGAGCGCGCCGGAATCTCGGCGGGTGATGTGGCGTTCACCGCCGGCTGCGTCACTTCCGCGCTGGACCGGATGATGTCGCCCGGTCAGCTGAATCACGTGTTCGCCGTGTTCCCGGATCGCCTCGGCGTCGTGTTGCGCGGTGCGCGGCCGATGGCCGAGGCCTGA
- a CDS encoding AAA family ATPase: MLLWINGPFGGGKTQTAFELHRRLPGSVVCDPEMVGYGLHRMMPPKLRTDFQRYPSWRQGVVEVLDHVLREHEGVVIAPMTVADLRYFDETVGRLRESGHDVRHFALLARRETVLDRLRDRGLGFAPILRAVGQGDLRLRAEQFAVDRLDFCLEQLSKPEFAEHIWTDTTPVAAVADRIADTAGVTLTPDTDGRIRGRLRRMAVTVRGVRL; encoded by the coding sequence ATGCTGCTCTGGATCAACGGTCCCTTCGGCGGAGGAAAGACACAAACCGCGTTCGAGCTACACCGCCGGCTTCCCGGCAGTGTCGTGTGCGATCCGGAGATGGTGGGATACGGGCTGCACCGGATGATGCCGCCGAAGCTCCGGACCGACTTCCAGCGCTATCCGAGCTGGCGGCAAGGCGTGGTCGAGGTACTGGACCATGTGCTGCGCGAGCACGAGGGCGTGGTGATCGCCCCGATGACCGTCGCCGACCTCCGATACTTCGACGAGACGGTCGGCCGGTTGCGCGAATCCGGCCACGACGTGCGTCATTTCGCGTTGCTGGCCCGCCGGGAGACGGTTCTGGATCGTTTGCGCGATCGTGGGCTCGGCTTCGCTCCCATTCTGCGAGCGGTCGGTCAGGGCGATCTGCGGCTGCGTGCGGAACAGTTCGCGGTGGACAGGCTGGACTTCTGCCTCGAACAGCTGAGCAAACCCGAGTTCGCCGAACATATCTGGACCGACACGACTCCGGTGGCGGCGGTAGCCGACCGAATCGCCGACACGGCCGGCGTGACATTGACGCCCGACACCGACGGCCGGATACGAGGCAGGCTTCGCCGCATGGCCGTCACAGTCCGCGGTGTCCGTTTGTGA
- a CDS encoding pyridoxamine 5'-phosphate oxidase family protein, which yields MSDSEPDVVLGPFSSPDARATPWASASAVIGTAEVFWLSTVRPDGRPHVTPLLAAWSLGGMCFTTGGQERKALNLEHNPYCVLTTGTNALTGVDVVIEGVASVVGERSERVLAVADFERKYGTHLTDPAGTWYRLGEAVIAGDVRLYRVAPSIGFAFGKLPTSSQTRYTWPSR from the coding sequence CGCGCGGGCGACGCCGTGGGCGTCGGCGTCGGCCGTCATCGGGACGGCGGAGGTGTTCTGGCTTTCCACGGTGCGCCCGGACGGGCGACCGCACGTGACGCCGTTGTTGGCGGCGTGGAGTCTGGGTGGCATGTGCTTCACCACCGGCGGTCAGGAACGTAAGGCGCTCAACCTCGAACACAATCCGTACTGTGTGCTGACGACCGGTACGAACGCCTTGACCGGTGTCGATGTCGTTATCGAGGGGGTTGCGTCCGTCGTGGGTGAGCGCTCCGAGCGTGTACTGGCCGTCGCGGACTTCGAGCGGAAGTACGGAACGCATCTGACCGATCCCGCGGGGACCTGGTATCGGTTGGGCGAGGCGGTCATTGCCGGCGACGTCAGGCTGTATCGAGTCGCGCCCAGCATCGGTTTCGCGTTCGGCAAGTTGCCGACGTCCAGCCAGACTCGCTACACGTGGCCGAGCCGGTGA